CGCCTCGGGATCGACCGGGCCGCCCAGGACGAGTGGTCGGCCCGCTCCCACGAACGGGCCGCCGAGGCGACCAAGAACGGCGTCCTGGGCGAGGAGATCGCCCCGGTGGTGGTGGCCCAGCGCAAGGGCGAGGTCACCGTCGACCAGGACGAGGGCATCCGGCCCGGCACCACCGCCGAGGCCCTCGGCCGGCTCCGGCCGGCGTTCTCACCCGACGGCACCATCACCGCCGGCAACGCCTCCCAGATCTCCGACGGGGCGGCGGCGGTGGTCGTCACCTCCCGGGAGCGGGCCGCCGCCGACGGCCTGCCGGTGCTCGCCTCGGTCGTGGCCTACGGGACCGTGGCCGGTCCCGACACCAGCCTGCACTCCCAGCCGTCGCGGGCCATCGCCGACGCCTGCCGCCGGGCCGGGGTCGCCCCCGGCGACCTGGACCTGGTCGAGATCAACGAGGCCTTCGCCGCGGTCGCCCTGCGCTCGACCCGCGAGCTGGAGCTGGACGAGGGCATCGTCAACGTCAACGGCGGCGCGGTCGCCCTCGGCCACCCCATCGGGGCCAGCGGCACCCGGGTCGTGCTCACCCTGGCCATGGAGCTGCGCCGCCGCGGCGGCGGGCTCGGCGCGGCCGCCCTGTGCGGCGGCGGCGGCCAGGGCGACGCCCTGCTGGTCCGGGTCGAGGGGTGAACCTTCCCGAGCTCCTCGAACGGCTGAAGGCCGGCGACAAGCGGGCCGTGGCCCGGCTGATCTCCTGGGTCGAGGACGGCGACCGCGAGCAGCTCCGGGACGCCGCCGAGGCGCTCAACCCGGCCACCGGGCGGGCCCAGGTGATCGGGCTCACCGGGTCGCCCGGGGTCGGCAAGTCGACCCTGGCCGGCGCCCTTGTCGCGACCTACCGGGCCGCCGGACTGTCCGTGG
The genomic region above belongs to Actinomycetota bacterium and contains:
- a CDS encoding acetyl-CoA C-acetyltransferase, which gives rise to MFERTQPVICAGARTPIGRFGGALASLPAVELGGRAVAAALERAGADPGAVEHVVMGHVLQAGQGQITARQAAARGGVPMTVPALTVNKVCLSGLNAIATAAQYVELGQAGLLVAGGMESMSGAPYVVPKARFGARMGDAELVDAMVHDGLWDAFDDAHMGELSDQVNQRLGIDRAAQDEWSARSHERAAEATKNGVLGEEIAPVVVAQRKGEVTVDQDEGIRPGTTAEALGRLRPAFSPDGTITAGNASQISDGAAAVVVTSRERAAADGLPVLASVVAYGTVAGPDTSLHSQPSRAIADACRRAGVAPGDLDLVEINEAFAAVALRSTRELELDEGIVNVNGGAVALGHPIGASGTRVVLTLAMELRRRGGGLGAAALCGGGGQGDALLVRVEG